The Pan troglodytes isolate AG18354 chromosome 19, NHGRI_mPanTro3-v2.0_pri, whole genome shotgun sequence region gtttttttaaaaatccagaattAGACAATTCACAACCCAGCCATGGCAGAGCTAGCACCTGATAAGCTCCTAATCAATACCAAAAGATATTCTAGAGAATGTAGTTGTTTCAGGATGCATATGAATAGTGTATATGCACGTAACGCATAACACATATTATAATAGCCACTCTGTATGGAGTCCCTCCTATGTaataggcactgtgctaagtgctttataagCACTCTTGCGATTAgtcctcacacacacaaaaaaaacccctgtAAGGTAAGTACTAGTATTAAGCCcactttacagttgagaaaactgtGGTTTAGAGAAGTATCTTACTAGTTTGAATTCAAACCTAGGtgggtctgactccagagcctgttaCTGTACTGCCTAGCATGTGCTGCTAGATTCCTACTGATGCCGTAAGATATGGGTAGGTACTGCTGGCCCAGTAGGTACTGCGGGGCAGGTACTACTGGCCCAGTTTTAGGCATAAGGAAGCAAAGGTTCAGAAATATTGAGTGACTTGCCTGAGATCATCAGCTAGTCAGTGGTGACCTGGAATTGAGTCCAGGTCCTTTTGACTTTAATCCCAGAACTCATTCTGCTATAGCTTATAGACCCTCTTGGGCAAAAGACAAGAGGTGAGACTGGGCAGGATGTATGTGCCCTGGGCCCTTGGGGACCAAGGGAGGGGAAAGGATGCTATGGAAAAAGCAGATATTCCTCTCTCCCGCAGGCATTCCTAGAGAAGTACGGATACCTCAATGAACAGGTCCCCAAAGCTCCCACCTCCACTCGATTCAGCGATGCCATCAGGTAGGGTGGAGGGATGTGGAGGACTTGGGGTAGGGGTGCTAGGATGCCAAGCTCTGaccatttcctccctcctcctggaagcctGGCTGGCCACACCCCAGGGAGGCAGACTTCCCTGCCCTCACCCTTACCACTCACCCTCCCCTTGCGGTCCTTTCCTCCTGACAGAGCGTTTCAGTGGGTGTCCCAGCTACCTGTCAGCGGCGTGTTGGACCGTGCCACCCTGCGCCAGATGACTCGTCCCCGCTGCGGGGTTACAGATACCAACAGTTATGCGGCCTGGGCTGAGAGGATCAGTGACTTGTTTGCTAGACACCGGACCAAAATGAGGCGTAAGAAACGCTTTGCAAAGCAAGGTGAGCACTGTTAAAATCCGGCTAGGCCAAGATTTCCCAATGTCTTGAAGCCAATGGCTAGGAAAACAGCTGAGCCTGGGACTGGACTTCGTCAGTAACCTCTCTTCCCTAGGGCACGGGAGGAGTGGGTGAATAGGCCCTCTTGGCTTGAGGACCATGATTGTGAATACAGACATTTAATTCAGAGTGACACCTACATTGATGAATTTTCATTGTACAAGTGTTTTTCCAGATCAAACACAAAACCCATGTAATTCCTTGATAAATTTTCAATGCAGGGCAGTTAAACTGTTgctaacatttttcatttatatttactgaagttattttcatcagaattcattctttttcataagTTATTAAACAAATGTGTGATCCATTGATTTACTTTGTCCATAGCATATTTTTAaccactttattgagatatagttcacatcccatacaatttacccatttaaagtgtacaattcagtggtttttaggaTATTTGCGgaattgtgcaaccattaccacaatctaattccagaacatttcatcaccctgaaaagaaaccccatgcccattagcagtcattcccccttctccccctcccctagCCTCTGGCAACCGCTAATCCGCTTCTGTCTCAATGGATTTGCCTCTTCTGAACATTTCATCATAGCACAGTTTACACATTACAGTTTCTGCTGTCGTGATTTTCCTCTTGtagctttattttgtttctttcttttcttctcctccttcttttagCCAAATTTAATATTCCAGGGGTTAAATGGTACAGATCTAAGATTTATGAAGATTTgattcttttatcagtttttcACAAATAACAAGTTTCactatgcataattttttttaaagacagagtcttgttccatcacacaggctggagtcagtggcgcaatctcagctcactgcaacctccgcctcctgggttcaagcgattctcctgcctcagcctcacaagtagctgggactacaggcacatgccaccacacccagctaatttctgtatttttagtagagacagggttttgccatgttggccaggctggtctcgaacccgccttggcctcccaaagggctgggattataggcgtgagccaccgcacctggcctaccgTGCATAATATTAACAACCTGATTGTTTTAACTAAGTCTAATTTTCTCTGCTCAATTTTTGCAGCTTTCAAGATTTCTAACGAGATGGGGGTTTTTAACCAGGTTTTCATCTATCATTAATTTTACTGTGAACACTTTGGGCCATTGCCACTTTTAATTTGTGTTGACTACTTTTACTGATAGTATTCATTAGGAACAGGACAGAAGGCACATAGTTTGTTCTCATTTCTTAGCTAACCTGTAAGGAAATTGTGGGCAGTTCCCCTTCACTGTTGGAGGGTGGCTGTTTCCAGGTGTTTGCCAAACCAATTCTGCTTCACCTACATGCCCAGCCACTCTGGGTCCTCAGTACTGACTGCTTGCTTTCCTGGTAAAGCAAGGAGTCAGCAATGGGGTCCGGCTCCGGAGTCAGGATGCCCTTGGTGTCAGCATGTTCTGTGTCCCACCGTGTTTCTGGGCAATGGAGAGGAAGAGTGAAGTAGAAGAGCAGAGAGCTATGAGTTCAAGAGGCACTGGTAGAACAGAGAGCAGCATCCCTAGAGCCAGAGGCCCTGGGTTCAAGTCTCAGCTATGTGGCCTGGGCCAGGTCACTTTTCTCACTGAGGCTCCGTTCCTTCATCTGAGACATAGGCCCTTCCAGGTTGCAAAGGAGAGATGGTCCTTGATTACCAGGTGGAAGGGGCTTGTTGTGAGAATGCAGTGGAAAGTGGGGCAGCCCCAGAAAGAGTTCAGCAGCTGTACTTTGACCTGAGCTCCGGGGCTGCTTCCTTCTGGCTGTATCTCACCTTCTCATGCCCCAAAGGAAGGATCTAATAGAGTTCATTTGTCACTATACAATTTcgagcatctctctctctctctcttttttttttgagatggagccttgctctgtcactcatgctggagtgcaatggcgcaatctcaggtgactgcaacctccacctcttgggttcaagcaattcttctgccccagcctcctgaatagctaggattacaggtgcacgccaccatgccagggtaatttttttttgtatttttagcagaaacgggtttcaccatgttgtccgggctggtctcaagctcctgaccttaggtgatctcccacctcggcctctcaaagtgcgcaagccaccgtgcccagccagagcaTCTCTTTTTGATAGAGGATAGTATTACTCAGTTGCCACATAAAATataggatgcccagttaaatttgaatttcagatgaacaacagatagttttttaaagttaaaaaaagaaactcatctggcagctgggcacagtggctcacatctttaatcccagcgatttgggaggccgaggcgggaggatcacctgaggtcaggagtttgagaccagcctggccaacatgataaaaccccgtctctactaaaaatacaaaaagtaattagcctggtgtggtggcacgcacctgtaatcccagatactcgggagactgaggcaggagaattccttgaacccgggaggtagaggttgcagtgagccaaaatcgcgccactgcactctagcctgggtgacagagtgagactctgtctcaaaaaaaaaagaaaaaggctgggcgcggtggctcacacctgtaatcccagcactttgggaggacgaggcgggcagatcacgaggtcaggagatcgagaccatcctggctaacacggtgaaaccccatctctactaaaaatacaaaaaattagccaggcgttgtggtgggcgcctgtagtcccagctacttgggaggctgaggcaggagaatggtgtgaacccgggaggcagagcttgcagtgagcccggatggcaccactgcactccagcctgggtgacagagcaagactccatctcaaaaaaaagaaaaaagaaacttatcTGGCAACCTCATTGCAGGTACCTGCTCCTCCTGCCTGCCTGCAGGCTTCCTGTTCCTTCACTAAGCTGGCGGAGGTTGGGGGCACCAGGGTGTATCTGGggtggaaaaggaaggaagaggggaatGTATACTTATTGAGTATGCACTACACGCCCAGCAGCTCCACATTGCTGTCTCATTTAAGCCTCACATCTTACCATGGGGAAAGTCTTATCAACCCCATTTTGcacatagggaaactgaggcttggagagattCCATAATTTGTTATGTAAGTTTGCAAGTAGAGGTACTGGGATTCTAACCCATGTTCTTTCCACAGTGTCAGTTCCCTGCTGGGAGTCGGAACTCCAGGGTTCTGCCCAGGCAAAGCTTCTAGTTCTCCTCCCCCTTCCCATACtttttccttcccccttcctttttGAACTTTGGAGCAAGGGTGTCAGGGAGTACAATGCCAGGTGCTGCTAGGGCCTGGGGGTCACCACGAAAACCAGCCCTCCCTGGCCAGGAGTTTGGGTCAGGGCCTGAAGCGGCTAGCTTTCTCCATGGGAGCAAATCTGGAGGGAGACAGGGGCAAGGGCTCAGACTGCTGGCCCCCAGCCAGGTCCTTTCTTCCTGGCAGGCACACCAGCGACACCCCCTCCCCTGGTCCTCTCAGGAAAACACTCGTTTTCTCTCAATTCCCATTCCCATTCCTATTCATCCTCCCTATCcttcccccaaacacacacatgcacatactcaGAGTTTCCTACAGGATTTTATTCTGAGACCTGTCACCTTCACTGGCGGCCTAGAATGAGAAAACTGCCCGCCACCCCCTCTTCTGCCTGTGAAGTGAGGGACCCCACTAGCTGCAAAGAGGCAGAAGGAGCCATCTCACACTATGCTAATGGATTAGAGGTTTGTGAGGGGAAAGAAAGAGCCTGGGAGACCGTCCCCCACAGCAAGGGCGTGAAAGAGCCCAGCGCCTGTTGAAGACTCACAGTGTGCCCAGCAGAAGCATGACTGGTACATCACAAACCCTCAGCCGCACCTCTGGACCCCAGGTCTTCCCTCTGCCTTCTttgtctccctcccttccttagAGTCATTCCCTCTCTCCTCGTTAAGGGTTGGTCActggctgggaggcagaggttgggtgGCTGCCAGGCCAAACAGGCCCAGGGAGGCGGCATTGCCTTGAATGGAGCTTGGCtcaggggtgggagaagggatGTACCCCTCCCCCACTTGCATTGGTGAGGAGAAGAGAGTCCAGCTCCTCTGCTCTCCAAGACCCTCCCTTACATCTGGAGAATCTTAGTTCATGCTTTGACCGGCAGGAATGATGTTTGGGCAGATTTATAAGCCTGGAGTCCTGGCAAATGTGCCTGCCTGTCTATGTGGAATAATGGAAGAGCCCTGGATTAGGTGTCAGGGCCTGCCTCAGCTACTTACTCATTCCGGGACCCTGGGCAGGCCCCTTGTCCTGGGGTCTCAGGTCTCAGTTACCACACCCTTAGCCCAAGAGTCCTGCCTCCAAGCCGCGAGTCTTCCACTTGAGGTTACAGTCCCAGCCCCTGAGTTTGCAGGGCTCAGAAATAGCCCACAAGAAACTCGGGATCTGGCCCTTCCGGCCATGCTGCTGCCGGGTGCACGCTGAGCTGCAGTTGGGCCCAGACTCAGTTGACGGGGGCTGGGGTAAGAGGCCAGAGTCTCAGCCCTCAGGGAGGAGTTGCAATTTGGGGCAAAGGGAGAGAAACCCTTAACAAAGCAGAGATGGAAAACTTTCTCTCAGTCAGTGACAAAACACACGCTTTGTTCTTATTTGTTTTCACCTCAGAGCTCTCCAGAGTCCCTGAGGAAGCGAGGAGGAGAGGGGCAGGAAAGAACCTCAAATGAATGAGTCTTGTGGTTGTTGGCTGGCCATAGGCCCCAGGCCCTGGAAAGGGCAGAGTGAAGTGTCTAGAGGTGGCAGGAGGGTGTGAGGCCTGAAGAGAgatggtggggggcaggggggtcACAGCTGTGGCCTCTGTGGCCCCACCTCTCCTCCACTCTGACactgcagggaggggctgggatTTGCTGGTAGCAACAGACACAGAACtgttttcagactcagcccaggCTGTGGGGAAGAATAAGACCCTAGACCAAGGGTTCAGACAGACTTCTTCAGATTGGGGGCTTCTCCTGGGCAGAGGCTGCTTCCCCTCCAACACACTGGGACCTCCACAGTCCAAGCCACTGTACTGGGGACTGTCCAGGGTAAGGGGAGTCCTCTCAGTCTGAGGGCTGCCCTCAGCCAGGCAGTATCGCCCCAGTCAAAGGGGGAGCTGCCCAGGGCAAAAACTGTGTCTTCCCCGTCAGACGAGGGGCTGCTGGGGGAGGGCCTACCCCTCGCCATCATACTGGGTCTGTGGGGACCAGACTCAGGCTCTGCAGCAGGTGTGACTGACGTGAGCTTTCTGGGTGGCAGGTAACAAATGGTACAAGCAGCACCTCTCCTACCGCCTGGTGAACTGGCCTGAGCATCTGCCGGAGCCGGCAGTTCGGGGCGCCGTGCGCGCCGCCTTCCAGTTGTGGAGCAACGTCTCAGCGCTGGAGTTCTGGGAGGCCCCAGCCACAGGCCCCGCTGACATCCGGCTCACCTTCTTCCAAGGGGACCACAACGATGGGCTGGGCAATGCCTTTGATGGCCCAGGTGCTGGCACAAAGCCTCCCTCCCACACAGCAGGAGGGGACCCCAACTTGGAGAAGCAGTTTGGGGGTGGCAATGAAGCATTCACCCTCCCTGTGGCCTTGGCTGAGGCACATCTCCCTGCAGAGAaccctcagtctcctcatcctAAAATGGGAACAGTGGTCCCTGCCCTATTATGTGTCACATGTCTGAAGGGACAGTCAGATGAAGCTCTGCAAGGGAAGTGCTTTGCAAATTCTCAAGAGTATTATGCATTCTGGGAGAATCTCCCGAGATTCCGTCATCCATCCTCTGCCTCTAGACAGGCCTGTGCTTCTCTTGTTCTCCAGAGTGGATGTTCACTCCAGAGCCCTAAAAAACATCCACTGCCCACCactgctcccccacccccaactacCAGAGCCGCTGCCACAGGGCAAGAGGCACCCTACTCCCGACAGCCCCGACAGGGAAGTGCTTCATATACCTACGCCACAGATAGTTCTGTTTGTCCCCAACCTGAAGACTCTGGCTGCAGTTTAAACCgctctcttccccttctgcccaACACTAGCCTTCAGAACCTGAATATAGGCTGTTTGCACGTTTCCCCTCCTAATGAAGAAAGGAAACCTAATCAGACCCCTTCAAGCTGGGGACTTAAGCCCTTGTATGGCCTGGGAACTTGAGCCCCCACCTCCCTCGCACCCTCCTGCTTTCAGTCAAGCCCACCTACAGCAAAGCCCACATCCAGGCCCTACTGCTGAGACCTGGGTTAGGACCAGGAGGAATCTAGGCTTTGCAAGAATCCACATGTAGTGCACACATGCACTTATTTGTAACTGACTTCATCCATGTGATCTACCTGACATGGTTCTATCCATACCTAGTTAAGACAGCACTGCACTGGGAGTAAGGACATCAGGATCCCCAAGCAGCCCTCTGATTTGGGACAGATACTTTGTCTTTTTGAATAGTGGTCTTCTCTCCCAAACCTGCCCATCCGTCTCCCAGTGAGAGTTGAATAGAGTGAACAGTGCTCGAAACAGCTGGAGACATATTCAAAATAGGCATGTATTCCTCCTACATGCAGCTGACTTTCCATGCCCCCAGGAGGCTCTCCTTTTAGTCTAGCACCCCCATCTTTGCCAGTCACAGTTGGCCTGGGGTCCAAGAAGGCAAAGCTGGAGGGACCCTCAACAAGCTTCTATGCAAACTTTATCATAGTGCAGTTTTCTGACTCCTGTGTCAGGGTCACCTGCCGCTGTGGAAGGGGAATTGTTAGGGGTGGTACCCTGGCACCTGCACATCTAATAAGCTCCATCTGGGGCACACTAAAAGCTTGAAAATCACTGATCCAGCCCAACTCCCTCTGCTCATTCCTATTAGAAGTAGAGAGAGGCCCCCCAGAGGTGCCCTGGCAGAGGAGGGCAAGaacacaattttatatatatatatttcacttctatatgtatgtatattttctttaacaaaaagtatatataaaataataaaaataaaaatatatactttttattaaataaaatacacatacatatagaaGTGAACCATCTCAAGTTTAGCCTGATGAACTTTCATACACTGAATGCTCCCAGCACCCAAATCAAGAAACAGAAGGTCCCATCATGCCTCCTTTTAGGGGTAACTACTATACTCTACCTACTTCTAGATCTTTTTgaaagtaattctttttttttttttttttttttgagacggagtctcgccttgtcacccaggctggagtgcaatggcgcgatctcggctcactgcaagctctgcttcccgggttcacaccattctcctgcctcagcctcccgagtagctgggactacagacacccaccaccacgcctggctactttttgcatttttagtagagacagggtttcaccatgttagccaggatggtctcaatctcttgacctcgtgatccacccgcctcggcctcccaaagtgctgggattccaggcgtgagccaccgcacccagcctgaaagtAATTCTTAAGTGGCCcttattatgtgctaggcactgttccaaggatcacttttttgttgttgttgtttcgtgtttgttgttgttgttgtttgagacagggtcttactctgtcacccaggctggagtgtagtggcgcaatcacagctcaccgcagccttgacctcctgggactcaagagagcctcccacctcagcttcccaagtagctggggctacaggtgcacaccaccacgcctagctaatgtttttgttttttagtggagatgaggtcttgctttgtttccccaggctggtctcgaactcctgggctcaaatgttcctcccacatcagcctcccaaagtgctgagattacaggcgtgagctaccacaccctgcTGCATCATTTGtaatacacatgtacacacacacacacacacacacgcacacacatgcacacacatttattattcaGAACAACTCTGTGAGGAAGAAGCTCACCATCATCATTCCCATTTGCAGATCAGGAAGTTAAGACATAGAGAGGTTAAGCTAAATGCTgaaggtcatacagctagtagATTGTAAAAGTAGGAATGGCACCCAAATTGGTGGGCCCATgccatatctacaccacagtgcCTCTTAGGCGTCCACAGCCTACTCATCTGTTCACCTCTGCACACTTCAGGTTCTGCCAGATTTTAGGAGGGAAACTATACAGCAGAGAACAGCCACAAACACCCCAGTGGCATTTGCGCTGGGCCGCGAGTACCTGGGGGCGTCGTGGGCCGTGGCACCCCCTGACCTTCTGCCCCACCTGCAGGGGGCGCCCTGGCGCACGCCTTCCTGCCCCGCCGCGGCGAAGCGCACTTCGACCAAGATGAGCGCTGGTCCCTGAGCCGCCGCCGCGGGCGCAACCTGTTCGTGGTGCTGGCGCACGAGATCGGTCACACGCTTGGCCTCACCCACTCGCCCGCGCCGCGCGCGCTCATGGCGCCCTACTACAAGAGGCTGGGCCGCGACGCGCTGCTCAGCTGGGACGACGTGCTGGCCGTGCAGAGCCTGTATGGTGAGGCCCCGGGACATGCCCCGCTCTTGGTCCCACTCCTGCCCCCCAGGCCTCCTATCCTTGAACGCCGGCTCTGCAAATAGGATTTCCCATCCTAAGCTCATAGATCTGCCCTCCCTGTCGCCGATTCGTCCCAATTCTAAAGCCCCATGCCCCCCCTCAAATCTGAAAAACCTCGGATTCTTGCTCCCCCGAGTCCATGGCCCTCATCTCTCCATCAGTCCCAACTAATTCCTGTGCACAGTACCCCCAACCCCGCCCCTTGCGTTCCACTTACTGGATTTCTGCCCAACCCCCAGCCCCCGCAGCTCCCGCTCACACCATGTGCCCGCCCCATCACCCATACCCAATCTTTGGGCCCACCTCTTCCCCCATCCCGGACCCCAAAGCCTTCATTCCTGCCCCAGCCACTAGCTCTCCCCCAGCCTTTCTCTCACCACGATGCTGATGCCCTCTACCCCCAAagcctgcccacctctgcctggtGGTGGGCTCAGACCAGGTCTTCTTCCCCAGGGTGGGCCAG contains the following coding sequences:
- the MMP28 gene encoding matrix metalloproteinase-28 isoform X3 translates to MVARVGLLLRALQLLLWGHLDAQPAERGGQELRKEAEAFLEKYGYLNEQVPKAPTSTRFSDAIRAFQWVSQLPVSGVLDRATLRQMTRPRCGVTDTNSYAAWAERISDLFARHRTKMRRKKRFAKQGNKWYKQHLSYRLVNWPEHLPEPAVRGAVRAAFQLWSNVSALEFWEAPATGPADIRLTFFQGDHNDGLGNAFDGPGGALAHAFLPRRGEAHFDQDERWSLSRRRGRNLFVVLAHEIGHTLGLTHSPAPRALMAPYYKRLGRDALLSWDDVLAVQSLYDRQQQLYIFKGSHFWEVAADGNVSEPRPLQERWVGLPPNIEAAAVSLNDGDFYFFKGGRCWRFRGPKPVWGLPQLCRAGGLPRHPDAALFFPPLRRLILFKGARYYVLARGGLQVEPYYPRSLQDWGGIPEEVSGALPRPDGSIIFFRDDRYWRLDQAKLRATTSGRWATELPWMGCWHANSGSALF